One segment of Amycolatopsis alba DSM 44262 DNA contains the following:
- a CDS encoding VOC family protein — protein sequence MTARLVNLVFDSALPRDLAGFWEGLFSWDAPFEPAFRSEPGAKQGKNRLHLDLASRSPEHQAELVDRALSLGARHTDVGQGPPEEKRVPWVVLADPEGNEFCVLEPREQYAGTGAIASVVIDALDPERLARFWSAALGWEIGLREATIVGLRPPDGRGPWVEFLATSEEKRRRNRLRFEIAPRRGGSRAAEVRRLRALGATGQNAEAMADPEGNEFGVLTPR from the coding sequence GTGACAGCACGTCTGGTGAACCTGGTCTTCGACTCGGCCCTTCCCAGAGATCTGGCGGGTTTCTGGGAAGGGCTGTTCAGCTGGGACGCCCCGTTCGAACCGGCCTTCCGCTCCGAGCCGGGGGCCAAACAGGGCAAGAACCGGCTGCACCTGGATCTGGCGAGCCGATCGCCGGAACACCAGGCCGAGCTGGTGGACCGTGCGCTGTCCCTCGGCGCACGGCACACCGACGTCGGCCAGGGCCCGCCGGAGGAGAAACGGGTGCCGTGGGTGGTGCTGGCGGATCCCGAGGGCAACGAGTTCTGCGTCCTCGAGCCCCGCGAGCAGTACGCGGGCACCGGTGCGATCGCGTCGGTCGTCATCGACGCTCTCGACCCGGAGCGGCTCGCGCGGTTCTGGTCGGCCGCGCTGGGCTGGGAGATCGGCCTCCGGGAAGCGACGATCGTGGGCCTGCGGCCGCCGGACGGCCGCGGTCCGTGGGTCGAGTTCCTCGCCACGAGCGAGGAGAAACGGCGCCGGAACCGGCTGCGGTTCGAGATCGCGCCGCGTCGAGGCGGCAGCCGGGCGGCCGAGGTCCGGCGTCTGCGGGCGCTGGGCGCGACAGGGCAGAACGCCGAGGCGATGGCTGATCCGGAGGGCAACGAGTTCGGCGTGCTCACGCCCCGCTGA
- the def gene encoding peptide deformylase, with protein sequence MVMRDLRYFGDPVLKTVCDPVTTFDKRIASLVTDLMDGVKPAGRAGLAAPQIGVGLRVFSYDVGGLSGYVINPEIVSLSEETHEIGEGCLSVPELWFPVVRAKHAVVRGVDLRNEPVEVEGTEVLAQCLQHEIDHLDGKLYLQRLTPERKKRALGEARGKDWFWNR encoded by the coding sequence ATGGTGATGCGCGACCTGCGCTACTTCGGGGATCCCGTGCTCAAGACCGTATGCGATCCGGTCACGACCTTCGACAAGAGGATCGCGTCGCTGGTGACCGATCTGATGGACGGGGTGAAACCGGCCGGTCGCGCGGGTCTCGCCGCACCGCAGATCGGGGTCGGCCTGCGGGTGTTCAGCTACGACGTCGGCGGGCTGAGCGGGTACGTGATCAATCCGGAGATCGTCTCACTGTCCGAGGAGACGCACGAGATCGGCGAAGGCTGCCTGTCCGTGCCGGAGCTGTGGTTCCCGGTCGTCCGCGCGAAGCACGCCGTGGTGCGCGGGGTCGACCTGCGCAACGAGCCCGTCGAGGTCGAAGGCACCGAGGTGCTCGCCCAATGCCTGCAGCACGAGATCGACCACCTTGACGGCAAGCTGTACCTGCAGCGCCTCACGCCCGAGCGCAAGAAGCGCGCGCTGGGCGAGGCCCGTGGCAAAGACTGGTTCTGGAACCGCTGA
- a CDS encoding ATP-dependent helicase — translation MDSVADVLDLFSPATRDWFTGAFAAPTRAQEGAWRAAHAKEHALVVAPTGSGKTLSAFLWALDRLSVEPPPSEPRKRCRVLYVSPLKALAVDVQRNLRAPLAGISQASRRLGLPVPDIGVGMRTGDTTAAERRSFGKTPPDVLVTTPESLFLILTSSARDSLRGVETVIIDEVHAVAGGKRGAHLALSLERLDALLEKPAQRIGLSATVRPIDEVASFLAGGRPVTIVQPKLAKTIEVRVEVPVEDMSNLDGPQGPKQNEDLDAGLARLPGSLDEVDGTPRRPSIWPAVEERVLELIQAHRSTIVFANSRRLTERMTARLNELVAEQSELEPDQRYPAEAIGQSGLTTGAAPVIARAHHGSMSREQRTHVEEELKSGRLACVVATSSLELGIDMGAVDLVVQIEAPPTVASGLQRVGRAGHQVGAVSSGVMFPKFRGDLVSCAVVAERMASGAIEAVRYPRNPLDVLAQQIVAMVALESWTVDELAALARRAAPFASLPDDALLAVLDMLAGRYPSEEFGELRARITWDRVSGELHGRPGSQRLAVTSGGTIPDRGLFTVMTPGADDKPGSRVGELDEEMVYESRVGDTILLGTSSWRVTDITHDRVIVVPAPGEPARMPFWKGDAPGRPLELGRALGAFVRELSTSEPSAARERAAVAGLDEYACDNLLAYLEEQKSATRHVPNDKTVLLEKFRDELGDWRVILHSPFGAQVNAPWALAIAARLRENRGVDAQVAHSDDGIVLRLPEALDMDGAEVTIGVEDVLLDPEEVEQLIVTEVGGSAVFAARFRECAARSLLLPRRDPRRRTPLWQQRQRASQLLSVAAKYERFPVVLEAMREVLQDVYDVGGLRELMADVRSRKVKLVEVETPSASPFARSLLFGYVGMFLYETDAPLAERRAAALALDSTLLAELLGTEAIRELLDAEVVAEVERSLQRLDPDRHARNAEEAADLLRFLGDLSIEEAAARGIQREWLEELEAARRVIRVRIGGGERFIAIEDAGRVRDALGTALPVGVPEAFTEPVEDPVGDLLSRYSRSRGPFSARQAAERFGLGTAVVTGVLDRLTAQGRLVRGELSPVGHPETHGVGMEFCDASVLRRLRRASLARLRAEVEPVEPAALGRFLPSWHGIGARVRSAPTADDVLSVVEQLAGAPLPASAVESLILPSRLPGYTPSLLDELTTAGEVTWCGCGSLSGGDGWLALAPTDVADLLLPDLEDDLPSGPLHQAILSTLEGGAQFFRQLVERASPLVETPPNDGEVVAALWDLVWAGLVTGDTLGPLRAQVSGSGAAHKPRRQAPRGRYARLRAGRPAMPSRTGPPTVAGRWALTPDREPDPTRRAHARTEAFLERHGVLTRGALDTERVTGGFSGIYKVLRGMEDSGQVVRGYVVEGLGAAQFAAKGAVDRLRAQSGNQRTTTEGAVVLAAADPAQPYGAALPWPTATGDTKHRPARKAGALAVLVDGVPAMYVERGGRSLLSFTDDQETLRSAARALSTAVREGWLGQLAVQKADGEVALTSELSTVLQEAGFRATPKGLRLRA, via the coding sequence ATGGACAGCGTGGCAGACGTACTCGACCTCTTCTCCCCCGCGACCAGGGACTGGTTCACCGGGGCCTTCGCCGCGCCCACCCGCGCGCAGGAGGGGGCGTGGCGTGCCGCGCACGCGAAGGAACACGCGCTGGTCGTGGCCCCCACAGGCTCCGGCAAGACGCTCTCGGCGTTCCTCTGGGCGCTGGACAGGCTGTCGGTCGAGCCGCCGCCGTCCGAACCGCGGAAACGCTGCCGCGTCCTCTACGTATCGCCTCTGAAGGCGCTGGCGGTCGACGTCCAGCGCAACCTGCGGGCGCCGCTGGCCGGGATCTCGCAGGCGTCGCGGCGGCTGGGGCTGCCGGTGCCGGACATCGGCGTCGGCATGCGCACCGGTGACACGACGGCCGCCGAGCGGCGCTCGTTCGGCAAAACGCCGCCGGACGTGCTGGTCACCACGCCGGAGTCGCTGTTCCTCATCCTCACCTCGTCCGCGCGCGACTCCCTGCGCGGCGTGGAGACGGTGATCATCGACGAGGTCCACGCGGTCGCGGGCGGCAAACGCGGCGCGCATCTGGCGTTGTCGCTCGAACGGCTAGACGCCCTTCTGGAGAAACCCGCCCAGCGGATCGGGCTGTCGGCGACGGTCCGGCCGATCGACGAGGTCGCGTCGTTCCTGGCCGGTGGCAGGCCGGTCACCATCGTCCAGCCGAAACTCGCGAAGACGATCGAGGTCCGCGTCGAGGTCCCGGTCGAGGACATGTCCAATCTCGACGGTCCACAAGGGCCGAAGCAGAACGAAGACCTCGACGCGGGCCTCGCGCGGCTCCCCGGATCGCTGGACGAGGTCGATGGCACACCGCGGCGGCCGTCGATCTGGCCCGCGGTGGAGGAGCGGGTCCTCGAGCTGATCCAGGCGCACCGGTCGACGATCGTGTTCGCCAACTCGCGGCGGCTCACCGAGCGGATGACGGCCCGGCTCAACGAACTCGTCGCCGAGCAGAGCGAACTGGAGCCGGATCAGCGGTATCCGGCCGAGGCGATCGGCCAGTCCGGGCTCACCACCGGCGCGGCGCCGGTGATCGCGCGGGCCCACCACGGGTCGATGTCCCGTGAACAGCGCACGCACGTGGAAGAGGAGCTCAAGTCCGGGCGGCTGGCGTGTGTCGTGGCGACGTCCTCTTTGGAACTGGGCATCGACATGGGCGCGGTCGATCTGGTCGTGCAGATCGAGGCACCGCCGACGGTCGCTTCGGGGCTGCAGCGGGTCGGCCGGGCCGGGCACCAGGTCGGCGCGGTGTCGAGCGGGGTGATGTTCCCGAAGTTCCGGGGCGACCTCGTCTCCTGCGCGGTGGTCGCGGAGCGGATGGCGTCCGGGGCGATCGAAGCGGTGCGGTATCCGAGGAATCCGCTGGACGTGCTCGCCCAGCAGATCGTGGCGATGGTGGCGCTCGAATCGTGGACGGTCGACGAGCTGGCCGCCCTCGCCCGCCGCGCCGCGCCGTTCGCGTCCCTGCCGGACGACGCGCTGCTGGCCGTCCTCGACATGCTCGCCGGCCGGTATCCGAGCGAGGAGTTCGGTGAGCTGCGCGCCCGGATCACCTGGGACAGGGTCAGCGGCGAACTGCACGGCCGTCCGGGTTCTCAGCGGCTGGCGGTGACCTCGGGCGGCACGATCCCCGATCGTGGCCTGTTCACCGTGATGACGCCGGGAGCCGACGACAAACCAGGGTCGCGGGTGGGCGAGCTCGACGAGGAGATGGTCTACGAGTCCCGCGTCGGGGACACGATCCTGCTCGGCACCTCTTCCTGGCGGGTCACCGACATCACCCACGACCGCGTGATCGTGGTGCCCGCGCCGGGTGAGCCCGCCAGGATGCCGTTCTGGAAGGGCGACGCACCGGGCCGTCCGCTGGAGCTGGGGCGGGCGCTGGGCGCGTTCGTCCGCGAACTGTCCACTTCGGAGCCATCGGCGGCCAGGGAGCGCGCCGCCGTCGCCGGGCTGGACGAGTACGCGTGCGACAACCTGCTGGCGTATCTGGAAGAACAGAAGTCGGCCACGCGGCACGTGCCCAACGACAAGACCGTGCTGCTGGAAAAGTTCCGCGACGAACTGGGTGACTGGCGGGTCATCCTGCACTCGCCGTTCGGGGCACAGGTCAACGCGCCGTGGGCGCTCGCGATCGCGGCCCGGCTGCGGGAGAACCGCGGGGTCGACGCCCAGGTGGCGCATTCCGACGACGGCATCGTGCTGCGGCTGCCCGAGGCGCTGGACATGGACGGCGCCGAGGTCACCATCGGCGTCGAGGACGTGCTGCTCGATCCGGAAGAGGTCGAGCAGCTGATCGTCACCGAGGTCGGTGGCTCGGCGGTGTTCGCCGCGCGGTTCCGGGAATGCGCGGCGCGGTCGCTGCTGCTCCCCCGCCGGGATCCGCGCCGCCGCACGCCGCTGTGGCAGCAACGGCAGCGCGCGTCGCAACTGCTTTCGGTCGCGGCCAAGTACGAGCGGTTCCCCGTGGTGCTGGAAGCGATGCGGGAAGTACTGCAGGACGTGTACGACGTCGGCGGGCTGCGCGAACTGATGGCCGACGTGCGGTCGCGGAAGGTCAAGCTGGTCGAGGTCGAAACACCGTCGGCGTCCCCGTTCGCGCGCAGCCTGCTCTTCGGCTACGTCGGGATGTTCCTGTACGAGACGGACGCCCCGCTCGCGGAACGGCGCGCGGCGGCGCTGGCGCTGGATTCGACACTGCTGGCCGAGCTGCTCGGCACCGAGGCGATCCGGGAACTGCTGGACGCCGAGGTCGTCGCCGAAGTCGAACGCTCGTTGCAGCGCCTCGATCCGGACAGGCACGCCCGCAACGCCGAGGAGGCCGCGGATCTGTTGCGGTTCCTCGGGGATCTCTCGATCGAGGAAGCCGCTGCCAGGGGCATCCAGCGGGAATGGCTGGAGGAACTGGAAGCCGCGCGGCGGGTGATCCGGGTGCGCATCGGCGGTGGCGAACGCTTCATCGCCATCGAGGACGCGGGCCGGGTGCGGGACGCGCTGGGCACGGCGCTGCCGGTCGGTGTGCCGGAGGCGTTCACCGAGCCGGTCGAGGATCCCGTGGGAGACCTGCTTTCCCGCTATTCGCGCAGCCGCGGCCCGTTCAGCGCCCGCCAGGCCGCCGAGCGCTTCGGGCTCGGGACGGCTGTGGTCACCGGTGTGCTGGACAGGCTGACCGCCCAGGGCAGGCTGGTCCGGGGCGAGCTGAGCCCGGTCGGGCATCCGGAGACCCACGGCGTGGGGATGGAGTTCTGTGACGCGTCGGTGCTGCGCAGGCTCCGGAGGGCGTCGCTGGCCCGGCTGCGGGCCGAGGTCGAACCGGTCGAACCGGCGGCACTGGGCCGGTTCCTGCCGTCATGGCACGGCATCGGCGCGCGAGTGCGGTCGGCGCCGACGGCGGACGACGTGCTGTCCGTGGTCGAGCAACTGGCCGGGGCACCGCTGCCGGCGAGCGCTGTCGAGTCCCTGATCCTGCCGAGCAGGCTGCCGGGCTACACCCCGTCACTGCTGGACGAACTCACGACGGCGGGTGAGGTCACCTGGTGCGGCTGCGGTTCCCTCTCCGGCGGGGACGGCTGGCTGGCGCTCGCGCCCACGGACGTCGCCGATCTGCTGCTTCCCGACCTCGAAGACGATCTGCCGTCCGGCCCGCTCCATCAGGCCATCCTGTCCACTTTGGAGGGTGGCGCGCAGTTCTTCCGCCAGCTCGTGGAGCGTGCGTCACCCCTGGTCGAAACCCCGCCCAACGACGGCGAAGTCGTTGCCGCGCTGTGGGATCTCGTATGGGCAGGGCTGGTCACCGGGGACACGCTGGGCCCGCTGCGGGCACAGGTCTCCGGTTCCGGCGCGGCGCACAAGCCCCGTCGGCAAGCTCCTCGCGGCCGGTACGCGCGGCTCCGGGCCGGGCGCCCGGCGATGCCCTCACGCACCGGGCCGCCGACGGTGGCCGGACGCTGGGCGCTGACCCCGGACCGCGAACCGGATCCGACCAGGCGGGCGCACGCGCGGACAGAGGCGTTCCTGGAACGGCACGGCGTCCTCACCAGGGGAGCGCTCGACACCGAGCGGGTGACGGGCGGTTTTTCCGGGATCTACAAGGTTTTGCGCGGCATGGAGGATTCGGGCCAGGTCGTCCGGGGTTACGTGGTGGAAGGGCTCGGTGCCGCGCAGTTCGCGGCGAAGGGCGCCGTCGACAGGCTGCGCGCGCAGTCCGGGAACCAGCGCACCACCACCGAGGGCGCGGTCGTGCTCGCCGCCGCCGACCCCGCGCAGCCCTACGGTGCCGCGTTGCCGTGGCCCACCGCGACCGGCGACACGAAGCACCGTCCGGCAAGGAAAGCGGGCGCGCTGGCGGTGCTCGTGGACGGTGTCCCCGCGATGTACGTCGAACGCGGCGGCCGGTCGCTGCTGAGTTTCACCGACGATCAGGAGACGTTGCGGTCGGCCGCGCGGGCGCTGTCCACGGCGGTGCGGGAAGGCTGGCTGGGTCAGCTCGCGGTGCAGAAGGCCGACGGTGAGGTGGCGCTCACCTCGGAGCTTTCGACCGTCCTTCAGGAGGCGGGATTCCGGGCGACTCCCAAGGGACTGCGGCTGCGGGCCTAG
- a CDS encoding SAV_6107 family HEPN domain-containing protein, which yields MSVSVVSPDEAERPGGTAQPALPMSLRPPAPPAAVSLYAQARRGLAEAEREDDPAERFIGAYLAALRGAAAVLEARGRPHRGRARPASGWVLLDSVAPELKEWAAFFAANSATRAAAQAGITGKVTVEMADELVRAATVFLELVRRVVHGLPMGDSAYVA from the coding sequence ATGTCCGTTTCGGTCGTGTCCCCCGACGAAGCCGAGAGGCCGGGGGGCACCGCGCAGCCCGCCCTGCCGATGTCGTTGCGCCCGCCGGCACCACCCGCGGCGGTCTCCTTGTACGCGCAGGCGAGGCGGGGGCTCGCCGAGGCAGAGCGGGAGGACGATCCCGCGGAGCGGTTCATCGGGGCCTATCTCGCCGCGCTGCGGGGCGCCGCGGCGGTCCTGGAGGCCCGCGGCCGGCCGCACCGGGGCCGTGCCCGGCCGGCGAGCGGCTGGGTGCTGCTCGACTCCGTCGCCCCCGAACTGAAGGAGTGGGCGGCGTTCTTCGCGGCCAACTCGGCGACACGGGCCGCCGCGCAGGCGGGCATCACCGGGAAGGTCACCGTCGAGATGGCGGACGAGCTGGTGCGGGCCGCCACCGTGTTCCTGGAACTGGTGCGACGGGTGGTGCACGGGCTGCCGATGGGTGATTCGGCGTATGTCGCCTGA
- a CDS encoding GNAT family N-acetyltransferase, producing the protein METYRVLPAPVHLGDETAAASAWRVRIRVDDRPGTLARIAIRLADLECNILGLSVLPVPGGVLDEIVLRPATGLPKQLLVDAIRDEGCECSAVVDADLAELVDPATATLTAVKRAVEDPSGLEEVLRGVLAADVVTKVPSIEANPARTEGGHRAVFPAGDGTAFVARRRWSPFVELELSRAIALTGLMAAVRDNVTGPIVLDRPDGAAIVLRKGVPGDAEAVSALHQRCSMTTLFHRYHTGMRTVPRRWLHRLLMPPRGISLLAVCGRDVIGLGQLIPSADGGAAEVSLLVEDSWQRQGIGTALLTRLAVLAMAKGERELAAVCLPGDDSLYRTATRVGLRPERVTGDSATLRFALPDPRV; encoded by the coding sequence ATGGAGACCTATCGAGTCCTTCCCGCCCCGGTCCACCTCGGTGACGAGACAGCGGCCGCGTCGGCCTGGCGGGTCCGCATCCGCGTCGACGACAGGCCCGGCACCCTGGCCAGGATCGCGATCCGGCTGGCCGACCTCGAATGCAACATCCTCGGGCTGTCGGTGCTCCCGGTCCCCGGCGGCGTGCTCGACGAGATCGTCCTGCGGCCCGCCACCGGCCTGCCGAAGCAGCTGCTCGTCGACGCGATCCGCGACGAAGGCTGCGAATGCTCCGCCGTCGTCGACGCGGATCTGGCCGAACTGGTCGATCCGGCCACCGCGACGCTCACCGCGGTCAAGAGAGCCGTCGAGGACCCCAGCGGCCTCGAGGAAGTGCTCCGCGGCGTCCTCGCGGCCGACGTCGTCACGAAGGTGCCGTCGATCGAGGCGAACCCGGCCCGGACGGAGGGCGGGCACCGGGCGGTGTTCCCGGCGGGGGACGGCACCGCGTTCGTCGCGCGCCGCCGGTGGTCGCCGTTCGTCGAACTGGAACTGAGCCGGGCGATCGCGCTCACCGGCCTGATGGCCGCGGTCCGTGACAACGTGACCGGGCCGATCGTGCTCGACCGGCCAGACGGCGCCGCGATCGTCCTGCGGAAGGGCGTCCCCGGCGACGCGGAAGCGGTGTCCGCGCTGCACCAGCGATGCTCGATGACCACGCTTTTCCACCGCTACCACACCGGGATGCGCACGGTGCCGCGTCGCTGGCTGCACCGGCTCCTGATGCCGCCGCGGGGGATCAGCCTGCTCGCGGTCTGCGGCCGGGACGTGATCGGTCTCGGCCAGCTGATCCCGTCGGCCGACGGCGGCGCGGCCGAAGTCTCGCTCCTGGTCGAGGATTCCTGGCAGCGTCAAGGCATCGGCACGGCCTTGCTGACCCGGCTGGCCGTCCTCGCCATGGCCAAGGGGGAGCGTGAACTCGCCGCTGTCTGCCTGCCCGGCGACGACTCCCTCTACCGCACCGCCACCCGCGTGGGGCTCCGCCCCGAACGCGTCACCGGCGACTCCGCCACCCTGCGCTTCGCCCTGCCCGACCCGCGCGTTTAG
- a CDS encoding maleylpyruvate isomerase family mycothiol-dependent enzyme translates to MAGQAMIDQSRFLEVIGAETELMAQVAHTASADAPVPTCPGWTLGEVLRHVGSVYRVTRRWITDGRRPEHWQRKPGPQQTLEEYFREGRDELVAELSAHDPDELAPTWWPADRSYGFWRRRMAHEATIHRIDAENAAGREVSEIPEDVALDGIDEALVLWFGQRLPLLGLSGTKTGSVGVRTAGHTWIARAGPTETVAWRCSAEEAQRADDLITGQPDKIYRWLWGRAGPTAVTVSGDQDMAGQLWALLRLATR, encoded by the coding sequence ATGGCCGGGCAGGCCATGATCGACCAGAGCAGATTCCTGGAGGTGATCGGCGCCGAAACCGAGCTGATGGCTCAGGTGGCGCATACCGCGTCCGCCGACGCGCCGGTCCCGACCTGCCCAGGCTGGACGCTCGGCGAAGTGCTCAGGCACGTCGGCAGCGTGTACCGGGTCACCCGCCGCTGGATCACCGACGGACGCCGTCCCGAGCACTGGCAGCGCAAACCGGGGCCGCAGCAGACCCTGGAGGAGTACTTCCGCGAGGGCCGGGACGAACTGGTCGCCGAACTGTCCGCGCACGATCCGGACGAACTGGCGCCGACCTGGTGGCCGGCGGACCGCAGCTACGGGTTCTGGCGGCGGCGGATGGCGCACGAGGCGACGATCCACCGGATCGACGCGGAGAACGCGGCCGGACGGGAGGTGTCGGAGATCCCCGAAGACGTGGCGCTCGACGGCATCGACGAGGCGCTGGTGCTCTGGTTCGGCCAGCGGCTGCCGTTGCTGGGACTGTCCGGCACCAAGACCGGATCGGTCGGCGTGCGGACCGCGGGCCACACCTGGATCGCCAGAGCGGGGCCCACGGAAACGGTCGCCTGGCGATGCTCGGCCGAGGAGGCCCAGCGCGCGGACGATCTGATCACCGGGCAGCCGGACAAGATCTACCGCTGGCTCTGGGGCCGGGCGGGTCCGACGGCGGTGACGGTCAGCGGAGACCAGGACATGGCGGGACAACTCTGGGCCCTTTTGCGGCTCGCGACCCGATGA